One part of the Sorangiineae bacterium MSr11954 genome encodes these proteins:
- a CDS encoding transporter substrate-binding domain-containing protein has protein sequence MGVGRTSRFVRYLVVLCQALAVLCFVASPEQARAADPPLKVYVKPIEPFMFQEGGKSVGFSVDLWDRVAKETGITYELQWVRSVGDQIDALKNKQADAAIAAISITAEREAVVDFSQPFYESGLGILVGTTHQSSVRSLVKSVFTLDFLKLIGALVVLLVVTAHLLWFFERNRNPDQFPRPYLAGVWESAWWAISTILSGGCDAKGPIVIGGRIVGAFWMLASIVLVSYFTASITTVMTVNQLTSDINGPGDLPGQIVGTVKGTTGEKYLTAHRVSVRAFDRIEEAYFALEKKQIKAVVYDAPVLLYHVKQSKSDQLKVVGRLFEKQNYGIALQQGSKYRKPINEALLKLRESGYMDELSTKWFGPSE, from the coding sequence ATGGGCGTTGGTCGCACGTCTCGCTTCGTTCGGTATCTCGTCGTCCTCTGCCAAGCCCTCGCCGTTCTCTGCTTCGTGGCATCCCCCGAGCAGGCCAGGGCCGCCGACCCCCCGCTCAAGGTTTACGTCAAGCCCATCGAGCCCTTCATGTTTCAAGAGGGCGGCAAATCGGTCGGCTTCAGCGTCGACCTCTGGGATCGCGTGGCCAAGGAGACGGGCATCACGTACGAGCTCCAGTGGGTGAGGAGCGTGGGCGATCAGATCGACGCGCTCAAGAACAAGCAAGCCGACGCGGCCATCGCGGCCATCAGCATCACGGCCGAGCGCGAGGCCGTCGTCGACTTCAGCCAGCCCTTCTACGAGTCGGGGCTCGGCATCCTGGTGGGGACCACGCACCAGAGCTCCGTGCGCTCCCTCGTCAAGAGCGTCTTCACCCTCGATTTTCTCAAGTTGATCGGGGCCTTGGTGGTCCTCTTGGTGGTCACCGCCCACCTTTTGTGGTTCTTCGAGCGCAATCGCAACCCCGACCAGTTCCCGCGGCCTTACCTCGCAGGCGTGTGGGAGTCGGCCTGGTGGGCCATCTCCACCATCCTCAGCGGCGGGTGCGATGCCAAGGGCCCCATCGTCATCGGCGGCCGCATCGTGGGCGCCTTTTGGATGCTCGCCAGCATCGTGCTGGTCTCGTACTTCACCGCCTCCATCACCACCGTGATGACCGTCAATCAGCTCACGAGCGACATCAACGGGCCCGGCGATCTGCCGGGCCAAATCGTGGGCACCGTCAAGGGCACCACGGGCGAGAAGTACCTCACCGCGCACCGCGTGTCCGTGCGGGCCTTCGACCGCATCGAGGAGGCCTACTTCGCGCTCGAGAAGAAGCAGATCAAGGCCGTGGTCTACGACGCGCCGGTGCTCCTCTACCACGTGAAGCAAAGCAAGAGCGACCAGCTCAAGGTCGTCGGAAGGCTCTTCGAGAAGCAAAACTACGGCATCGCGCTGCAGCAGGGCAGCAAGTACCGCAAGCCGATCAACGAGGCGCTCCTGAAGCTGCGCGAGTCGGGCTACATGGACGAGCTGAGCACCAAGTGGTTCGGCCCGTCCGAGTAG
- a CDS encoding serine/threonine protein kinase — MNRPMRPQDPFIGRDILNGQFQILQKIGTGGMGAVYKALQPEMNRMVGVKILHPKLTNRKDLASRFRREARAMSHLTHPNTVKVFLYGELEDGSLYIVMEFLEGKNLNQTVRGEGPMAMPRALPILIQVCGALEEAHRAGIIHRDLKPENIFLCQQGGMKDYPKVLDFGLAKVTEREMRPGSLILTQEGMVFGTPEFMSPEQAQGKTLTAGSDIYSLAVILYEVLTGKLPFEAKGAMDYLQLHVSGRPIPLSRRVEGRVFPQALDHVMDRALAKRPEERFPSAADFAVALQAVLEGRTHAQAAYGTPAPASTNGANLRALPPPPPPAPSPPSVVSINSDAAQIRAMKPRPNPLLLLGTVAVGCLVVGAAVAVLVMRFLMAR; from the coding sequence GTGAACCGCCCCATGCGTCCGCAGGATCCGTTTATCGGCCGAGACATCCTGAACGGGCAGTTTCAGATCCTGCAAAAGATCGGCACGGGCGGTATGGGCGCGGTCTACAAGGCCTTGCAGCCCGAGATGAACCGGATGGTTGGGGTGAAGATCCTCCATCCGAAGCTCACGAACCGCAAGGACCTGGCGTCGCGGTTCCGGCGCGAGGCGCGGGCGATGAGCCATCTCACGCACCCCAACACGGTGAAGGTGTTCCTCTACGGCGAGCTCGAGGATGGCTCGCTCTACATCGTGATGGAGTTCCTCGAGGGCAAAAATTTGAATCAGACCGTGCGCGGCGAGGGGCCCATGGCCATGCCGCGCGCGCTGCCCATTCTCATCCAGGTGTGCGGCGCGCTGGAGGAGGCGCATCGGGCGGGCATCATCCATCGCGATCTGAAGCCAGAGAACATTTTTCTCTGCCAGCAGGGCGGGATGAAGGACTACCCCAAGGTGCTCGACTTCGGGCTCGCCAAGGTGACCGAGCGCGAGATGCGTCCCGGTTCGCTCATCTTGACCCAGGAGGGCATGGTCTTCGGCACCCCGGAGTTCATGAGCCCGGAGCAGGCCCAAGGCAAAACCCTCACCGCGGGGAGCGACATCTATTCGCTCGCGGTGATCCTGTACGAGGTGCTCACCGGCAAGCTTCCCTTCGAGGCCAAGGGGGCCATGGACTACTTGCAGCTGCACGTCAGCGGCAGGCCGATCCCACTGAGCCGTCGGGTCGAGGGCCGGGTGTTTCCGCAGGCGCTCGATCACGTGATGGATCGCGCCCTGGCCAAGCGCCCCGAGGAGCGATTCCCCAGCGCGGCCGATTTTGCCGTCGCGCTGCAAGCCGTGCTCGAGGGACGCACGCACGCCCAGGCGGCCTATGGCACCCCCGCGCCGGCGTCCACCAACGGCGCCAACCTTCGCGCGCTCCCACCGCCACCTCCGCCGGCGCCCTCGCCGCCCAGCGTGGTCTCGATCAACAGCGACGCGGCGCAGATCCGGGCCATGAAGCCGCGGCCCAATCCGCTCCTGCTCCTGGGAACGGTGGCCGTGGGGTGTCTGGTGGTCGGCGCGGCGGTGGCCGTGCTGGTGATGCGGTTCTTGATGGCACGCTAG
- a CDS encoding polyphenol oxidase family protein: MRFGRAAGIAPVRIAQARQVHGIQVVDAKTTSAHSDPSDPAPWSESLPEADAIVAEPGTAAGVRVADCVPILVGDPGSGIAAAIHAGWRGTVAGVVQSAVDRMASLGADPARAVAAIGPCICVGCFEVGDEVAERIVETCGDPSVIVRRQKPHADLRAAVRLLLARAGIGLVEDVPGCTRCEKERFFSYRRGQEAGRQLAAILAPAPRVPRAPGVPDVSGARS, translated from the coding sequence ATGAGATTTGGCAGAGCCGCAGGCATCGCTCCAGTTCGTATCGCGCAAGCGCGCCAAGTTCACGGCATCCAAGTGGTCGATGCAAAAACGACCTCCGCGCACTCCGATCCGAGCGATCCCGCGCCCTGGTCCGAGAGCTTGCCGGAGGCCGACGCCATCGTGGCCGAGCCCGGAACCGCAGCAGGTGTGCGGGTAGCCGACTGCGTCCCCATCCTGGTGGGCGACCCCGGGAGCGGCATCGCCGCCGCCATCCATGCCGGCTGGCGTGGAACGGTCGCCGGCGTGGTCCAAAGCGCGGTCGATCGCATGGCGAGCCTGGGCGCCGATCCCGCGCGCGCCGTGGCCGCCATCGGACCGTGCATCTGCGTCGGGTGCTTCGAGGTGGGCGACGAGGTAGCCGAGCGCATCGTGGAAACGTGCGGCGACCCTTCGGTGATCGTTCGGCGGCAGAAACCCCACGCCGATTTGCGCGCGGCCGTGCGGCTCCTGTTGGCCCGCGCCGGCATCGGCTTGGTCGAGGACGTCCCCGGCTGCACGCGGTGCGAAAAAGAGCGCTTCTTCTCGTACCGGAGGGGGCAAGAGGCCGGGCGCCAGCTCGCGGCCATCCTCGCCCCCGCCCCGCGTGTCCCGCGCGCCCCTGGTGTCCCTGATGTCTCGGGCGCCCGCTCGTGA
- a CDS encoding pyridoxal-phosphate dependent enzyme, with amino-acid sequence MMHGALESITQAVGHTPIVRLNRVTAGLKAEIYVKCEFLNPGGSHKDRLAANLLRRAEEQGLRPGGTIVEATSGNTGASLALLAAVKGYKCVFVMPDKMSQEKIQHLRAFGARVVVCPTAVDADDPRSYYKVSRRIADETPNSFYANQYHNPANPEAHYISSAPEIWEQTNGDFDAFVAGMGTGGTISGCGKYFKERNPNVQIVGVDPVGSLYYDFVKSGRITKPFSYKVEGIGEDFFPTTMNLGILDEIVRVDDKECFLMTRDLTRLEGLFIGGSGGAAVAGAIKYAQARDRAEKILVFLCDGGSKYVSKIFNDDWMRENGFLADQPGLGTVRDILNLSPKRKIVTASKNSTVREVIGLLKSLDISQIPVVDDGKLRGIIAEVDLLRHLVSGAKTLDSTVGELVEGDYGTVTPQTKIELLQGVLADAKVALVLDGDDVTGIVTKIDLIDFLAKVSAPAADSASKGA; translated from the coding sequence ATGATGCACGGAGCGCTGGAGTCCATCACACAAGCCGTTGGCCACACCCCCATCGTCCGCCTCAATCGGGTCACGGCGGGCCTCAAGGCCGAGATTTACGTCAAGTGCGAGTTCCTCAACCCGGGCGGAAGCCACAAGGATCGCCTGGCGGCCAACCTGCTGCGCCGCGCCGAAGAGCAAGGCCTGCGCCCTGGCGGAACCATCGTGGAGGCCACCAGCGGCAACACCGGCGCCTCGCTCGCGCTTCTGGCCGCGGTGAAAGGTTACAAGTGCGTCTTCGTCATGCCGGACAAGATGAGCCAGGAGAAGATCCAGCACCTGCGGGCCTTCGGCGCGCGCGTGGTGGTGTGCCCCACGGCCGTCGACGCCGACGATCCGCGCAGCTATTACAAAGTATCGCGCCGCATCGCCGACGAAACTCCGAATAGCTTTTATGCCAATCAGTACCACAACCCGGCCAACCCCGAGGCGCACTACATCTCGAGCGCCCCGGAGATCTGGGAGCAGACGAACGGCGACTTCGACGCCTTCGTCGCGGGCATGGGCACGGGCGGCACCATCAGCGGGTGCGGCAAATATTTCAAAGAGCGCAACCCCAACGTTCAAATCGTGGGGGTCGACCCCGTGGGCTCGCTCTATTACGATTTCGTGAAGAGCGGCCGCATCACCAAGCCGTTCTCGTACAAGGTGGAGGGCATCGGGGAGGACTTCTTCCCCACCACCATGAACCTCGGCATCCTCGACGAGATCGTGCGCGTCGACGACAAAGAGTGCTTCCTCATGACCCGCGATCTCACGCGCCTCGAGGGCCTCTTCATCGGCGGCTCGGGCGGCGCGGCGGTGGCCGGCGCCATCAAGTACGCGCAAGCGCGCGACCGCGCCGAGAAGATCCTGGTCTTCCTCTGCGACGGCGGCAGCAAATACGTCTCGAAGATCTTCAACGACGACTGGATGCGCGAGAACGGCTTCTTGGCCGATCAGCCGGGCCTCGGCACCGTGCGCGACATCCTGAACCTGTCGCCCAAGCGCAAGATCGTGACCGCGTCCAAAAACTCCACCGTGCGCGAGGTCATCGGCTTGCTCAAGTCGCTCGACATCAGCCAGATCCCGGTGGTCGACGACGGCAAGCTCCGCGGCATCATCGCCGAGGTCGATCTCCTTCGCCACCTGGTCTCCGGCGCCAAGACGCTCGACTCCACCGTGGGCGAGCTGGTGGAGGGCGACTACGGCACCGTGACCCCGCAGACGAAGATCGAGCTCCTCCAAGGCGTGCTCGCCGACGCCAAGGTCGCCCTCGTGCTCGACGGCGACGACGTCACCGGCATCGTGACGAAGATCGACTTGATCGATTTTCTGGCGAAGGTCTCCGCGCCCGCAGCCGACTCGGCATCCAAGGGCGCGTAG
- a CDS encoding MBL fold metallo-hydrolase encodes MFLVRTRLAAASLAAISLVACAASTSPSASSSAGAMSPSASGAPGAQEGAATETSAVAATAKGQLRWFGGPTVWIERGGLRILTDPMLSARGPNAFVLPKHPSTGETNAPVARYTDPPDVPLGALDAIVISHGHADHFDARAKEILPKTTLVIVPPSAEAGVRAAGFTNVRALDWGQETQLRNGASRLRISAVAAHHAHDPGLDGDLGKGNGYVFTWESGTSPYVAYWTGDSVLSKEMDQIPARFGPVHLFLPDMGAVGVDSRLGRRSMDADEALRAAELLRARRIIPIHHTTFGHYREPVAALVQRAASKDKDKDKDKDKDASARLHVLREGELTALEP; translated from the coding sequence ATGTTTCTCGTACGAACACGATTGGCGGCCGCCTCGCTCGCGGCCATTTCGCTCGTTGCGTGTGCCGCGTCCACCTCGCCCAGCGCCTCCAGCTCCGCGGGCGCCATGTCGCCCAGCGCCTCGGGCGCTCCAGGTGCGCAGGAGGGGGCCGCAACGGAGACGTCCGCCGTCGCGGCGACGGCCAAAGGCCAGCTACGCTGGTTTGGCGGCCCGACGGTGTGGATCGAGCGCGGCGGGCTTCGGATTTTGACCGATCCCATGCTCTCGGCGCGCGGGCCGAACGCCTTCGTGCTCCCGAAGCACCCGTCCACCGGTGAGACGAACGCGCCCGTCGCGCGCTACACCGATCCGCCGGACGTACCCCTCGGTGCGCTCGATGCCATCGTCATCAGCCACGGCCACGCCGACCATTTCGATGCGCGGGCGAAGGAGATCCTGCCAAAGACCACCCTGGTCATCGTCCCACCCTCGGCCGAAGCCGGCGTGCGCGCCGCGGGGTTTACGAATGTGCGCGCGCTCGACTGGGGGCAGGAGACGCAGCTTCGAAACGGCGCCTCCCGTCTTCGCATCAGCGCGGTCGCCGCCCATCATGCCCACGATCCGGGCCTCGATGGCGACCTTGGAAAGGGCAATGGCTACGTCTTTACTTGGGAATCGGGGACATCACCGTATGTTGCGTATTGGACGGGCGACTCCGTCCTCTCCAAGGAGATGGATCAAATCCCCGCCCGGTTCGGCCCCGTGCATCTCTTCTTGCCTGATATGGGCGCCGTCGGCGTGGACAGCCGGCTTGGCCGGCGATCCATGGACGCCGACGAGGCCCTGCGCGCGGCGGAGCTTCTGCGCGCGCGCCGGATCATCCCCATTCACCACACCACGTTTGGCCACTACCGCGAGCCCGTGGCCGCGCTCGTGCAGCGCGCTGCGTCCAAGGACAAGGACAAGGACAAGGACAAGGACAAGGACGCGAGCGCGCGCTTGCACGTGCTGCGGGAGGGTGAGCTCACCGCGCTCGAGCCCTGA
- a CDS encoding DMT family transporter, with protein MASDSVSLSIVLLVVGSAFLHALWNAILKRQEKPEWAAVGITFVSAASTVALALTTASSPPPMAAILLSVASGVFEAGYFVTLAKALARAPLGVAYTVARGGALLLIWPISVLWLGEKVTATTVCGTALVVCGLILVGWSNERKSAPRPASSPASSMSPASLRAGIGWAMACAVFITGYHLLYKRAMQAQGTPTVVLAVSMLVASTVSVAWHGRATMTTVARYVRAHPWPIVIAGLLTTASFVAFLGALERGGAGIIMTLRNTSVLFAQVLAWLGGERSRPLQIAGTLAVAAGAVCMAWP; from the coding sequence TTGGCGTCCGATAGCGTTTCCCTTTCCATCGTTCTTTTGGTCGTAGGCTCGGCGTTTCTGCACGCGCTGTGGAATGCCATTCTGAAGCGCCAAGAGAAGCCCGAGTGGGCCGCGGTGGGCATCACGTTCGTCTCTGCCGCGAGCACGGTGGCGCTGGCTCTCACGACGGCATCGTCACCGCCGCCGATGGCCGCGATCCTCCTGAGCGTGGCGTCCGGCGTGTTCGAGGCCGGCTACTTCGTCACCTTGGCCAAGGCGCTCGCGCGCGCACCGCTGGGGGTCGCGTACACGGTGGCGCGCGGCGGCGCGCTGCTCCTCATTTGGCCCATCTCGGTCCTTTGGCTCGGTGAGAAGGTCACCGCCACCACCGTTTGCGGAACGGCGCTCGTGGTGTGCGGGCTTATCCTGGTCGGCTGGAGCAACGAACGAAAAAGCGCGCCGCGCCCCGCTTCGTCCCCGGCTTCTTCGATGTCTCCAGCCTCGCTCCGCGCAGGGATCGGCTGGGCCATGGCGTGCGCCGTCTTCATCACGGGGTATCACCTGCTCTACAAGCGCGCCATGCAGGCGCAGGGCACCCCCACCGTGGTGCTCGCCGTGTCGATGCTCGTGGCCAGCACCGTCAGCGTCGCCTGGCATGGAAGGGCGACGATGACCACGGTGGCCCGCTATGTGCGCGCGCACCCATGGCCGATCGTGATCGCGGGCCTGCTCACGACGGCGTCCTTCGTCGCCTTTCTCGGGGCGCTCGAGCGGGGTGGCGCGGGCATCATCATGACCCTTCGAAACACCTCGGTGCTCTTTGCACAAGTGCTGGCCTGGCTCGGCGGCGAGCGCTCGCGCCCCTTGCAGATTGCCGGTACGCTGGCGGTCGCGGCCGGCGCCGTGTGCATGGCGTGGCCGTGA
- a CDS encoding HEAT repeat domain-containing protein, with protein MKSPSELKTAIQSPGFTPSLRDAVGLLALLSDPDVLVRSAVEKSLARLGEALVPIACAQWENAPTPARVHLVRAVGRITQTDEAVALFLRALEDASSQVRRSAARALGKVRGDAAPKAEHALVAAWKKGDLSPEEQRAFASALGTLGAESALELLAPLAKGAESDPELARIAGRARLMIERTHVREAGGSLDPTLAPPSPIPIVFHVRRGLEPVLQDELEAAGDWGPLTAGEGWVRGTLRGPLERAFVARTALSFALRIEKPSGKVADLLTSEDARSIFTTWTRGPIRYRLAFAEGGHRRAQVWQIAREVSERWPELINDPTASLWEVRVYEARDSAGSLRLELCPRGLDDPRFSYRVRDVPAASHPTIAAALVRVAGIRDGDVVWDPFVGSGMELIERARLGPCEALFGTDLASKALEAARANLDSARVSATLSLADATRFAPPKPVTLIVTNPPMGLRVARTKELGTMLEQFLEHAAEVLAPGGRLTWLTPFPDRTRRAIRALPLDVQLAREVDMGGFWATLEVLQKQKPASRRIVHR; from the coding sequence GTGAAAAGTCCTTCCGAGCTGAAAACCGCCATCCAATCGCCAGGATTCACCCCGAGCTTACGCGATGCGGTCGGTCTTTTGGCTCTGCTCTCCGATCCGGACGTGCTCGTCCGCTCGGCGGTCGAAAAGTCCCTGGCCCGCCTGGGCGAGGCCCTGGTGCCCATCGCCTGCGCGCAGTGGGAGAATGCCCCGACGCCCGCGCGCGTGCACCTCGTTCGCGCCGTGGGCCGGATCACCCAGACCGACGAGGCGGTCGCGCTCTTTCTTCGCGCCCTGGAGGACGCCTCATCGCAGGTGCGCCGCAGCGCGGCACGCGCCCTCGGCAAGGTGCGCGGGGATGCTGCCCCCAAGGCGGAGCACGCCCTGGTCGCCGCTTGGAAAAAAGGCGATTTGTCGCCCGAAGAGCAGCGCGCCTTCGCGTCGGCGCTCGGCACCTTGGGCGCCGAGAGCGCCCTCGAGCTGCTCGCGCCCCTGGCCAAGGGCGCCGAGTCCGATCCGGAGCTCGCGCGCATCGCCGGGCGGGCGCGCTTGATGATCGAGCGAACGCACGTGCGCGAGGCCGGCGGCTCCCTCGACCCGACCTTGGCCCCGCCGTCGCCGATCCCCATCGTTTTTCACGTGCGGCGCGGGCTGGAGCCCGTGCTTCAAGACGAGCTGGAGGCGGCCGGCGACTGGGGTCCGCTGACCGCTGGCGAAGGTTGGGTGCGCGGCACCTTGCGCGGCCCGCTGGAGCGCGCCTTCGTGGCGCGCACGGCGCTCTCGTTCGCGCTGCGGATCGAAAAGCCGTCCGGCAAGGTGGCGGACTTGCTCACGTCCGAGGACGCGCGGAGCATCTTCACGACGTGGACCCGCGGTCCGATCCGCTACCGCCTGGCCTTCGCCGAGGGCGGGCACCGGCGCGCGCAGGTGTGGCAGATCGCGCGGGAGGTCTCGGAGCGCTGGCCCGAGTTGATCAACGATCCGACCGCGAGCCTCTGGGAGGTGCGCGTGTACGAAGCGCGCGACAGCGCAGGCTCGCTGCGCCTGGAGCTATGCCCGCGCGGGCTCGACGATCCGCGCTTTTCGTACCGGGTGCGCGACGTCCCCGCGGCGTCGCACCCCACCATCGCCGCCGCGTTGGTGCGGGTGGCGGGCATCCGCGACGGCGACGTGGTGTGGGATCCGTTCGTCGGCTCGGGCATGGAGCTCATCGAGCGCGCCCGCCTCGGGCCCTGCGAGGCCCTGTTCGGGACCGATCTCGCCTCGAAGGCGCTGGAGGCCGCGCGCGCAAACCTCGACAGCGCGCGCGTGTCCGCCACCCTGTCCTTGGCCGACGCCACCCGCTTCGCGCCCCCCAAGCCGGTCACCCTCATCGTGACCAACCCGCCCATGGGTCTGAGGGTCGCGCGCACCAAGGAGCTCGGAACGATGCTCGAGCAATTTCTCGAGCACGCGGCCGAGGTGTTGGCGCCCGGCGGCAGGCTCACATGGCTCACCCCTTTTCCGGATCGAACGCGCCGCGCGATCCGCGCGCTCCCGCTCGACGTGCAGCTCGCGCGCGAGGTGGACATGGGGGGCTTTTGGGCCACGCTCGAGGTGCTCCAGAAGCAAAAGCCAGCCTCGCGCCGCATCGTGCATCGATGA
- a CDS encoding molybdopterin-dependent oxidoreductase: MLDRRTFMRVLAAGTGICALGGATYVLADEKARREAAALKRPDGRSRLPPNQYLLQRLRAMGGSEGDPSAKGFSLKVHGEVEQPFTIDFAGLLEMPQVEQVCDVHCVTKWTVLDSHWTGVRVADLAARAKVKKSARHVIFEAAHGYTSNVLLREALAPNVLIAHRYEGSPLARPHGAPVRALVPDLYFWKSAKWITGIYFSPVDRPGYWEVRGYNNHADPWKEERYG; this comes from the coding sequence ATGCTCGACCGCCGAACCTTCATGCGCGTGCTCGCGGCCGGTACCGGCATCTGCGCGCTCGGCGGCGCCACCTATGTGCTAGCCGACGAAAAGGCCCGTCGGGAGGCCGCGGCGCTCAAACGTCCGGACGGCCGCTCGCGCCTGCCGCCGAACCAATATTTGCTCCAGCGCCTTCGGGCCATGGGCGGAAGCGAGGGGGATCCGAGCGCCAAGGGCTTTTCGCTGAAGGTCCACGGCGAGGTGGAGCAGCCCTTTACGATCGACTTCGCGGGGCTGCTCGAGATGCCGCAGGTCGAACAAGTGTGCGACGTCCACTGCGTCACCAAGTGGACGGTGCTCGACAGCCACTGGACCGGCGTGCGCGTCGCCGATCTGGCGGCACGCGCCAAGGTCAAAAAGAGCGCACGGCACGTCATCTTCGAGGCCGCGCACGGCTACACGTCCAATGTCCTCTTGCGCGAAGCCCTCGCGCCCAACGTGCTGATCGCGCACCGCTACGAGGGCTCACCGCTGGCACGTCCGCATGGCGCGCCGGTTCGTGCGCTCGTCCCCGATCTGTATTTCTGGAAGAGCGCCAAGTGGATCACGGGCATCTATTTCAGCCCCGTCGACCGACCGGGCTATTGGGAGGTCCGCGGCTACAACAACCACGCCGATCCTTGGAAGGAAGAGCGCTATGGGTGA
- a CDS encoding PepSY-associated TM helix domain-containing protein, with protein MGEPQRPAPPTFSFVRAWLRAIHRDVGYVAVGLTFIYALSGLAVNHIADWKDGDANFSRYQTTHHFAPWTSSGAEGDDEAIARDVAAKLSITEPPREVYRAAPDQLDVLWERRTLHVNPEKGEVLDEGEKPRFFLRLANWLHLNRGKKAWTYVADAYAGALLFLSISGLFMIKGKKGLRGRGAILALVGIAIPVLYVTLAGGP; from the coding sequence ATGGGTGAGCCGCAGAGGCCTGCCCCTCCGACCTTTTCGTTCGTACGCGCCTGGCTCCGGGCCATCCACCGCGATGTGGGCTATGTCGCCGTGGGGCTGACCTTCATCTACGCGTTGTCGGGGCTGGCCGTAAACCACATCGCCGATTGGAAGGACGGCGATGCGAACTTCAGCCGCTACCAAACGACCCACCATTTCGCGCCCTGGACATCATCGGGCGCGGAGGGCGACGACGAGGCCATCGCGCGCGACGTCGCCGCCAAGCTGTCCATCACCGAGCCGCCGCGCGAGGTGTACCGCGCCGCGCCCGACCAGCTCGATGTGCTGTGGGAGCGCCGCACGCTCCACGTCAACCCCGAGAAGGGCGAGGTGCTCGACGAGGGGGAGAAGCCGCGCTTTTTTCTGCGGCTCGCCAACTGGCTCCACTTGAACCGCGGCAAGAAAGCGTGGACCTATGTGGCCGATGCTTACGCCGGCGCGCTGCTCTTCTTGTCGATCTCGGGGCTGTTCATGATCAAGGGCAAGAAGGGGCTGCGCGGTCGGGGCGCCATCCTCGCCCTGGTGGGCATCGCCATCCCGGTTCTCTACGTGACGCTCGCCGGCGGACCTTGA
- a CDS encoding response regulator translates to MMDPMKIRLLLVSNDEADAVLIANRLKEIPSTSLEWIRSVEGGIFALARGEHDLCLLDYELGARGGFKLLERHGDTIPIIVLARTNGEAAPHPIPARAFDVLDRANIGGPLFERTLRYALERRSMVSAEANHDLEVQARLMLDDRITRGSVLAASVAHEINNPLAYVTSNLIFAIDELGRLAESAPHASEYGTRLGQVREALADARQGAERVEAITRDLKIFSQARDDRKGTVDVHRILQAALNMTRAEIRARARLVTELGQVPDVIANDGRLAHVFINLLLNAVQAIPEGRAREHTVRVATRLEREGVIVEVSDTGVGMSNQVRERIFEPFFTTKPTLRTGLGLFVCHNIVQSLGGRILVESELGRGSTFRVELPSNTSAVLPVARDHSGRAHILIVDDEPLVCSSLQRSLKRDYEVTAVQSARTALDLISSGGPFDLVLCDLMMPEMSGMDLYEELHRRFPAQCAKLIFFTGGASSTGAREFLERVPNPRLEKPADIGRIRELLRERIAS, encoded by the coding sequence ATGATGGATCCCATGAAGATCCGCCTGCTTCTCGTTTCGAACGACGAAGCCGATGCCGTCCTGATAGCCAACCGGCTGAAAGAGATCCCGTCCACATCCCTCGAGTGGATTCGCTCGGTCGAGGGAGGAATCTTCGCGCTCGCACGCGGCGAACACGACCTCTGCCTGCTCGACTACGAGCTTGGCGCGCGGGGCGGCTTCAAGCTGTTGGAACGACACGGGGACACGATCCCCATCATCGTCCTCGCCCGCACCAACGGTGAGGCGGCGCCGCATCCGATCCCGGCGCGCGCGTTCGATGTGCTCGATCGAGCCAACATCGGGGGGCCGTTGTTCGAGCGCACCCTTCGCTATGCGCTCGAGCGCCGGAGCATGGTCTCGGCGGAGGCGAACCACGATCTCGAGGTGCAGGCGCGCCTCATGCTCGATGATCGGATCACGCGGGGCAGCGTGCTCGCGGCCTCGGTGGCGCACGAGATCAACAACCCGCTGGCGTACGTCACGTCGAACCTGATCTTCGCCATCGACGAGCTGGGACGGCTGGCCGAATCGGCCCCCCATGCGTCCGAGTACGGCACACGGCTCGGCCAAGTGCGCGAAGCGTTGGCCGACGCCCGGCAGGGAGCCGAGCGGGTGGAGGCCATCACACGCGACCTGAAGATCTTCTCCCAGGCGCGCGACGACCGAAAGGGCACGGTGGACGTGCACCGCATCCTCCAGGCGGCGCTCAACATGACCCGCGCCGAGATCCGCGCGCGGGCGCGCCTGGTCACGGAGCTCGGGCAGGTGCCCGACGTCATCGCCAACGATGGCCGTCTGGCGCACGTGTTCATCAACCTGCTGCTGAACGCGGTGCAAGCGATCCCGGAGGGCAGGGCGCGCGAGCACACGGTGCGGGTGGCCACGCGCTTGGAGCGGGAGGGCGTGATCGTCGAGGTGTCCGACACGGGCGTGGGCATGTCGAACCAGGTGCGCGAGCGCATCTTCGAGCCGTTCTTCACCACCAAGCCCACCTTGCGCACGGGCCTCGGTCTGTTCGTCTGTCACAACATCGTGCAGAGCCTGGGCGGGCGCATCCTGGTCGAGAGCGAGCTCGGACGCGGCAGCACTTTCCGGGTCGAGCTCCCGTCGAACACCTCGGCGGTCCTGCCGGTGGCGCGCGACCACTCCGGCCGGGCGCACATCCTCATCGTCGACGACGAGCCGCTCGTCTGCAGCTCGCTCCAACGAAGCCTCAAACGCGACTACGAGGTCACCGCGGTGCAATCCGCACGCACGGCGCTCGATCTCATCTCCTCCGGCGGGCCGTTCGATCTGGTGTTGTGCGATCTGATGATGCCCGAGATGAGCGGCATGGATCTCTACGAAGAGCTCCACCGCCGCTTCCCCGCCCAATGCGCCAAGTTGATCTTCTTCACCGGCGGCGCTTCGAGCACGGGCGCGCGTGAATTTCTGGAACGCGTCCCCAACCCGCGCCTCGAGAAGCCGGCCGACATCGGGCGCATCCGCGAGCTCCTGCGCGAGCGGATCGCGAGCTGA